The window ATTAAAGTATAATACTAAGGTGGGGGGAATCTTACCTTTTTTGATGCAGGCACGGCTGTCTGCGCTGCAGTCATGGCCCTTGGGGCAGCAGTGTTTGCCATCAGGGCAGGAGATTCCCTGTTAGCAGTGAGGAATTCATGAACAgtttcaaagaggaaaaaagggtTCATTGTTAACTGCAGAGCAACAAACTGACAACTGCTTTTTTTAGTAAGCAAACAGAGACAGCTTTTACAGTCtcaggccactttattaggtacaccttttcAACTgccatcctgccttgtgtcagtggttcaggctggtgattTTCTTGTCACACTTTAGTACCAactcagcatcatttaaacatcacagcctGCATCAGTATTGctactgaccatgtccatccctttatcactgcagtgtacccatcttctgcttTCATCAGGATAACAcacaatgtcacaaagctcagatcatctcaaacggttttcttgaacatgacaatgagttcactgctcTCAATGGCCACCAGATCTGAACTATCACAgctcctttgggatgtggtggaactggagattcacatcacaaatgtgcagcaactgtgtgatgttaccGTATCAATGTGGACCAGACTCTCTGAgggatgtttccagcaccttgttgaatttatgccatgaagaattaaagcagttctgaaggcaaaagcagATCCAACCTTGTGCTAGCAACGTGTACCTAATTAAGTGGCAGGTGAGTGTGCATTAAACTTCTGATAAGAGCAAAAATCTATTCCAACACACTGACTGTCCTCAGTAAAGTGTAACACTTTAAGCAACTATGCAAAGCATCAAAGACACATCCTCTTTAGACAGGAAGTAAACTATTCCTGCGCGAGGTGTCTTCTTCATGGCCTCGATCACATGGTTTAAGTCTTTATTTGCTGCTTATCACTTGAAAAATCTTTTAGCTataaatttggacatttacaaaGATATGGGTTCAAACTTAAAGTTCAAgaagaaaatttaaaacaagTGAGATAAgacataaataaatgttgctTTGGTGTTGGCCAAAATGTTTACGTTTTGGTCATTCGTAACAAAAGGATTTGTAGATCTGAGCCAGTCTCAGTCAGATCtttccctttatttatttatttaataataataatttaatataataataatctttCCTTTTAAACAAATGATCtaaaattataaagaaaaagtCTTCTGAAATACATGTTGTTTAACTggaaaaacatggaaaaaaaaaatcttcttacAGTAACCCAGTAacataacagcatttttttagttttgcctCTGGGGCAAGTTAGAGAAATTCATACAGCTACatttatgaaaatactgcaacaATTAGAGTTTATGATgaagtattagggccacattgagaaaaaataaataaattgtgcattttgataATAAGTCGAAAAAGTTGAAATGTGGAGATTAAAATTGTCGTTTGGAGTCAAAAAACTGCCACAACACGCCTGCTGTACCCTCTTCAAAATGTCTTGTGTTATGAGTTattgaaactatactttagaatcggttttagtaacaaagaaattattttagaaatcttttattacataaatatgatgtagtgataagtatgaggactttaaagagatggtgcagaaagctgcatttgctcagaaggaaaaaacacacaaactggcaatggaCAGATGCAAGGATATCGATGGTTGCACCTtcgtgcagtacagaggggacatgcagaatcacaagacacaataagacagctgatcaagttgtttcatctaccCAAGACATTTTGTTAGAGGGCATAGCAGCTGTGGCAGTTGTTTAACTTGAAGTGACGACTTTAatctcaaaatagtattttgacttttttctcaaaattttgactttattctcaaaatgcacatttttttttctcaatgtgtcCCTTAAACTCCTTCGTAAGAGTTTGTGgaaaggagggggaaaaaaaacttggtGTTCATTTAGCATGACCCTTTAGGATCGCAGAGATAAGGCTTTACCAAATCAGCACCAACCTTTGTTATATTGTTGTGATTCAAGATGTGCAGCAACACTGAAAGATGTTTAAATGTCATATCTAAAATGTGTAGGGAAGCCTTGTCCaaagtacagtaacaaacagGGATCTTTTAATGGAAGTGGAAGCTTGGATAATTTGGATACAGAGAGAAATGCACCACATTTAAGTGAAGATGACAATAACTACGGGGGTAGAAAATATGCAAAATGAGACCCAACATCTTCTAAGTCCTATTAGTGAGGAACAGCTCTGCAGGAGATACATGTGCACTGGGTGAAGTGGAAGTTACTCTATTGTGTACCAGTCACCCTTCCTAGTAGAGGAATCCTTCAGAGACCCCAAGTGACTGCCTCTTCAGATCAGAGATGTTTTGGTTGCACAATATTAGGATGATGTAGTTTTAATGATGTGGCTGACTggtgtgtatataaatatatggaaAGGCCCTTCTCAGATTCAAGATTCCTTCAAAGGAATGTacccaaaataaaagctttgcaTGATCACTCagcttgtttttctgtgtggtgtAACTAAAATATGTGAAGCATGTCTGATCTGTAATGTTTTGATTACCTGAGCTAGAGGACAGCAGCCAAACCTCGTCAAACCCTTCAGACAGGAGAACTCAGCAGGGCATCGTGACAGATCGGGGCAGATGTTGTCATCTTCCTCCCCCATATACGTCTTGATCATCCTGAAGGACTGAGCGATCAGAGGGTGGGGGAAAGGGACAGCATTACTTCTGCTAATCCACCCCAATTATTAAATCTGTATTCATGACAGAAAGCAACTAATGTTACTTTGGAGAGTGTGGGTTGATCGGCGGAAGTTCTTTCCACCCAGGGGATGGATACAGTGGCATTCATACAGCCAGATGAGGCTGTATTACAGACTGTGCCCGCAGGACAGCAGTGGACGTGATCATCACAGCACTCGGCCTGAGGAGACAGCAGTAGTAGAAACACTTTGACTAACAAAGTTTGAAACAGCTATCACACTGGCTGAAAGTGGCACTAGCTTTTATCTGGTGTTTAAAAGTAGTAAAACACTACTGAGGATGAATAGTATCACTgcttaattatatttattttaaaggacaaGTGAAGGTTTATCTCATATGTGCATTTAACTACTGACAAAGGGACAATTTACCCATACTGAAGCTGACGTGTGCTGTAACTTTGCCCTGTAAGTTAGGATGTAATTCCTTAATTTTGCAATTTTggagttatttaaaaaatatgtatatacaaACAATTTGATCCAGTTACTGCAAACACATGAACACTATACATCTATTTACTCGTTAATACATTTACATACTTGATGGATAATAAGCTGAGCTGTTTTTACTCTACAGAACTGGATTTAGTGGGTGTGAACTAAATTGTCCatacaaatattattttatcaaAGCTGATAGATTTCaattacagaaaacaaaatgatgctGTTTGATAGATGATGAAAATTTTTCCTAAATCGGTGTCACTTTTATTATGTTCAAGTGCAGAACATAAACCCAAGTCTACGTGTTTTCATACAGTGTGGATTTTTGTCACTCTAAAATTGCATATTATTGCGGAAAGTGGTCAGctgcattaaataaaacaactaCTTATTCGGAAGTGAATACTCAAGATCACCATTTCCACCATGCATGGTGGCATAGTCACACCTAGCCTTACGTTTTCATATCGGCAGCATCCGTAGCCGTTTGATGGGCTGTTGCAGCAAGTTTCACCGTCTTCACATCTTCCTGCATCTGGACACACATCAGCACCAACCAGAGCCAGGACGGCCCAGCAGATCACAACCCACTTCTGCATCTGCAGGTGAAAGGTGAAAGGGGGAAGCACCCAAATGGAAAGTGAAACTTGTCGCAGGAGAAAGTCTCCCTTCTAGTGACCacaataaattatatttatatattaaatgcTGCACATACTCGTGATCATATCAGGTCAGAAAGAGTTTAAAAGGTAACTCCGACAGTCATGCCAGTTGTGTAGCTCTTTTGTTCCTCTCGGCTGTCCGCAAAAACTAATCTCGACTATCCGCCCAGCGTTCAAGAAAATGTCCAATAAAAATGATGAACTGGGTCTCAACACTGAACTCAAATACTGTCTGGGAAAAAAAacggtgtttttttttccttcttctttccttcttcctcACGATCTTCCGCTTTCTTTAAGATGTTTCTTTTATTCGTTTTTATTTTGTAGTGAATAAGCAAATGAAACACAATCCATCACCTAAAATTAATCCACTCACTTTCAGTTTcgtttaatttctttcttttctttttttaaacttaagttCTCATAGTAAATTCTGAATGTTACGCGATAGTTTGACTCTTTATTTTGCATGGAGATTATAAAATGTAGATCAACAAGTTAAAACTTATTTCTAAATCACTGATGCATGAAGCAAATACGACTAACAGAAGTTTTTTTGCTGCGCTTACCTttgtagaaaacaaaacagaagggCTGTTGTGAGCAGGTGTTTCAGAAGTGTCTCGCCTCAAAGTGACACAAGTGATAGCCCGCATTGTCTGGAACACACcccgagagaaagagagagagagagtgaagggAGAGGTGGTTCCTAATTTCACTGAACACCTTGTAGCGCCACCACTGGTCTCTTCTATGAAGttccttttttatatataattaataGATGCTTCATTGGGCAAGCTTCATCTGACTAACGGACGCACTATCGGCGGCAGCGCAGTGCGGGTCCACCAGATGGGGCTAAAGCAACGGAAACGACAGGGGGCGGAGCCAAGCGGATCCATGTTCCCCTGATCTACAAACCATGCGCGCAGGCCTCCTGCGGTTATGATACGCCCATGGCTGCGCGTTCATGATTATCACGTCGCTGTACGTGCGCATTTTGTACTCTGTATCTCTAAAACGAGCTAGCCTGACTCCATTAAGATGTTTACGGGTTATCCGCTGTGGAGCGCCCGAATAATAAGACGAAGCACGGCAGATTGGCGTAGCTCTTAACTGACATGGGTGAAGACACCTGTGTTTCCCAGCGACGCTGACAGCTAACGTGTTGGTGAGAAACGTCGCTTGTAAACAGCTAGCTAGCTCGCTGCTACTCAGATAATGTGCACTGAAAACGCAGGTGGCTGACAGCGCATTTCAGAGAGGGTTTCTTCAGTGAATGTGATAAAATTCAATCATCATTGAAGCTAGCTGTTCCTCCTCTTATCAAACGGCGCTTTAGATTATTTAGTGTTGTCACAGATAAAGTCAGCTaacaaaatgaggaaaagaaCACAGTGTACCAGCACTGGATGTCATGCTGCAGCCGTTGTGTTTTGCAGAGTTTTTGCAGTGAGGCATCTAATCTGCAGTTTGTAACATTAATGTAACATCTTGTCAGCATATGTGAAACATTTATCTGGACTCAGACGTGACAGTTCTCCATGCAGTGTTATATAATTGAGATTAAAGAGGGAGAGAGCTTCTCATGTAAACACAGGAGGTGAGCTGCATGTCTGTTGTGGGCACTCAGTGGAAGGACACTTCACCAGGCAAAGAAGCTTATTGGGTAGACTAACCATGAGGGCTATTCCTGTCAGTCTAAACTCTAATAAACTCCCGGAATAGGACCAGCCAGGGAAGCAAAGGTCAGCCACACAGTAAGGAAGTTTTCACAATGCAATGCAGGTTTTCTTTAATGCTATTTTCTACTTAGTTGTGCATGCCTGCGACGCACTCCCTCAGGAGTGGGCAAGAAGGGCAGGCATGTGTGTTACAGATAAGCTATCAAAATGTTTTAACAACTCCACCTAGACTCACCCTCCCCGATGAAGCTCTTTTTTGCAACTAAGTTTGTGTTTTAGTGACACTAATTTGGAGGCTCACGAGCATGAGCATCTAACCGGGCACTGACCCATCTGCAAACTCAGTGTATGGTTACTGATCCTCCGACACCCCTTCCTTACAGTTTTACATAACAAGGAGATAGTGAGGAGTGGAACAGCTCTGTGAAGCTTAGTTAATGTACCATTGTATTATGTCAGGTTATGTCCTCACACACAAGCGTTACTGTAGTTTTGAATTTTGCATTTGGGTTTACTTAGTAAACTTTTCGACTTTTAGTTCTAGTTTATTTTATGCAATGTTTTTCCTTCTGATTAAGTGTACTCAGTAGGGTAAGAGCTAAGAAGTTCAAGATTCAAGTATTACAGTCTAAATAGAGCACTTTTGATTCtggaataaaacaacaacaggtTAGATGTCAACTATTAAATTAATCTCAAGCTGTTTTTGATAATTGATCAGTTTGAGTACATTTTTAATATGGATCAGTTTTCAGCCTTTTTTATAGCCAAAACAACTAATGGATTATTTGAGGAAAATAAAGATGTATTGACAGTGAAAATTAGTTGTATCCCGGATTGACTCAGTAAACTCAGTGTTGCAGTTTTGACCAAATTAACAAAGGCTACAGGTGAAGGCACTTGTtgtaggtttttattttttgttttagttggttttgtgagttcagttgtattttcctcatttttagtctagtttttatCTTTGCTACCAAGAATACAGATTTTAGTTTAGGTGAGTGTAATGAGCTCTAGCCTCACTTTGTAGTTTTGGTTCTAAAATCCTGCTTCAGCTTTTTAAGATCCCTGAAATTGAGACTTTTGGTAACACTAATGTTAATGCAACTGAGGGATTTTTACTTTAGTCTGGACCTGATTTCAAGCTTAACAGTCCAGAAAATGAAGCTAAAATATAAAGCTAACATCATCTGTCTTGTGTGGCtgcctctttcttttttgttatgcTTTTTCTGGCGTTTGATAATACCTACCCCTGTAATATCAGTAACTGTTCAGCCCAATTGGTGGTCCATCCAGTCTACGCCGAGTACACGTGAATGAGAAATGTGATGAGTTTACAGGCGTGTTAGTATGGATggatattatttttaaactgctactaataaatttcttcTGGCCAGagagaatttttattttaaataaagttttaagcttaaattGTATTAATGTGGTTGACTCCTCACTGTAACATGCTGTTTCTTTTGGTCTTTTGACAGGTGGGCAGAATGGGCGAGCGGGGTGTCAGCAGCCCTGTGGCTACCATCTCTCCAGTGCAGCAGATGCTGGCCTCTGGCACTGGAGCCCTCCTCACATCTCTGTTTGGTGAGAAAGAGCCAAAGAATTGGAGCTGAGACCAGTGTATTAGCACTGGCATCTGATTGGCCAGTGTGGCTCTTGTGTTGTTCTGATAACTgaattcatttttgtgtttacagtCACACCACTGGATGTTGTGAAGATCAGGCTGCAGGCTCAGCAGACACCATTCCACCAAGGtaggattttttgttttgttttttcctgcgGTTTTAAATTGAACAAGTAGTGGAACACGGAGTTtacttttaacacattttaccTTGATGCATTGCTTTTAACGCTAACCCCACTAAACCTGCACTCTGTGTGTGCTCTGTAGCTTCAGGGTCTTTATCTGCTCCGTGGGATGGTGTCTCACGCCGTTCCAAGTGTGAGTATTTGACCCCGCTGTCACTAACGTCCGGTTGGATGTAGCTTAGCGCACCAGGCCTCGGGCTTTAATAGCAAATATCGACTGGAAGTGAAAATAGAAAGCTGCCTTTGCAAATAAATTCACATGATTTCTGCCCCTTTTTAGACTTTATTTGAACGTTTTCTCAGTAATCAGCTCTAAATAAACAAGCAGAGTAAATAGCAGCAAGGACGGCCTCATGTTATCTAACAAGTGGCTCTATGGTCATTGCCCATGCCTGTATTATTAATgacctttttcttctttgtgaagGTTTGCGTGACTCAATTTAGGAAACACTTGCAGCTTCATGTTAATTAGTTTAATTAGTTGATTATTTGAGTGCtgttttctcttcctctgaCTGCCTCGTGTTCTCCCTCACAGGGAAGTGTTTCCTGTATTGTAATGGGCTGATGGATCACATCTATGTTTGTCAGAATGGAACCAGTTGCACCAGCTGGTACAAAAAGCCCACACATTTCAGCGGGACTCTTGTGAGTATTTGTGCATCAGCAGCTTTACTTTTGCCTTTGCTGTTTACctataaaatgaaataagatgtctgtttttgtttgtttgtttgtgccatAGGATGCTTTTGTGAAAATCACTCGCCATGAAGGACTCCGGTCTTTGTGGAGTGGGCTACCACCAACTCTGTGAGTGACCTCTAGAAACACTTGTAAAATAGATGAACTGAAGTAAGCAGACCTGAGTTATAGAATAGCCAGGGATTATTAAAGAGTGAAGCATTCAGAGGATTAAATATTTCCTTAgatgttgcctttttttttaatctagaaaACAACAGTTAGACTCATTCAAATCTTTAAGAATTAGTTCTGCTCTAAAGGGTAAGCCACTGCTGCAATGTCTTGACTGGGAGGTGaaccaatttattttttttttttccaaacaaccCTGCAGTTAGGGACATTGCCGCATAATCTCAACAAAACAATCCAGCTCTTAGCTGGTTAGAGCTTAGTTTTGTGTTCTGTCATACAGCCACCCTGCctgtacttcctgtttgtttccatCATCACAAATGAAAGCAAGAGGCCTAGTTTTTTTTATAGtatacaaaaataaatcctCATAGATTTCATCAACATGCCAttacaaaatattcaaaaaatCTAAAAGATAATGAAATTGCCTACATTTGATTTCTCTGCAAGCTTTACTGCTTTTACAGGATTGCACTGAATGAAGTATCAGTGAGTTTTACAGAAGAGGGAACAGACACTGATCAGCTTGGAGAACCTGGAGGTTGGACTAATCAGAGTGATGATGGCATAaatgaggatgaggagagaggCAGTGTGGGAAAgcagaagaaatgaaaaaaacgaACACAGCAGAACTAGCCAGAACACAGATCTTCATTATAGTACTGCATATATCTGAAGTCTGAGACATCAGCCTCACTCTAGTAACAAATTTGCATATTATTTGATATGAAAACTTTCCATTGATATGGCCCATAATATATAGCACTTCTGTGTGTGAAACCTTTGTTCTTTTATGTTAACAGGGTTATGGCAGTACCTGCTACTGTCATTTACTTCACCTGCTACGACCAGCTCCGGGACTTCTTGAGATTCGGTGTGGGTCTTCAAGGGAGCCACGTCCCTCTGGTTGCTGGGGGTCTTGCCAGATGTAAGTGCATGAAAGAATTCCTACACTTAAGTTCCATCTGTGCTGTGCTAACAGTCCTCTTTAAGTGaaacgtgtgtgtctgtgttgcagtGGGGGCTGTGACAGTGATCAGCCCTCTGGAGCTGGTCAGGACCAAGATGCAGTCCTGTCAGCTGTCCTACAGCGAGCTGCAGACATGTATCCGCTCTGCTGTGGCCCAGGATGGACTGCTGTCTCTCTGGAGGGGCTGGGGACCCACCGTTCTCAGAGATGTGCCCTTTTC is drawn from Archocentrus centrarchus isolate MPI-CPG fArcCen1 chromosome 8, fArcCen1, whole genome shotgun sequence and contains these coding sequences:
- the slc25a39 gene encoding mitochondrial glutathione transporter SLC25A39 isoform X1; amino-acid sequence: MGERGVSSPVATISPVQQMLASGTGALLTSLFVTPLDVVKIRLQAQQTPFHQASGSLSAPWDGVSRRSKWKCFLYCNGLMDHIYVCQNGTSCTSWYKKPTHFSGTLDAFVKITRHEGLRSLWSGLPPTLVMAVPATVIYFTCYDQLRDFLRFGVGLQGSHVPLVAGGLARLGAVTVISPLELVRTKMQSCQLSYSELQTCIRSAVAQDGLLSLWRGWGPTVLRDVPFSALYWFNYEMVKAQLCEQSGVPQANFSISFTAGAVSGAIAAILTLPFDVVKTRRQIQLGEMDTSGVSLKKTSSTWHIMKEIWAELGYRGLFAGFMPRVIKVAPACAVMISSYEFGKAFFQKMNLDREQLAL
- the slc25a39 gene encoding mitochondrial glutathione transporter SLC25A39 isoform X2, with protein sequence MGERGVSSPVATISPVQQMLASGTGALLTSLFVTPLDVVKIRLQAQQTPFHQGKCFLYCNGLMDHIYVCQNGTSCTSWYKKPTHFSGTLDAFVKITRHEGLRSLWSGLPPTLVMAVPATVIYFTCYDQLRDFLRFGVGLQGSHVPLVAGGLARLGAVTVISPLELVRTKMQSCQLSYSELQTCIRSAVAQDGLLSLWRGWGPTVLRDVPFSALYWFNYEMVKAQLCEQSGVPQANFSISFTAGAVSGAIAAILTLPFDVVKTRRQIQLGEMDTSGVSLKKTSSTWHIMKEIWAELGYRGLFAGFMPRVIKVAPACAVMISSYEFGKAFFQKMNLDREQLAL